A single Dreissena polymorpha isolate Duluth1 chromosome 14, UMN_Dpol_1.0, whole genome shotgun sequence DNA region contains:
- the LOC127857571 gene encoding uncharacterized protein LOC127857571 codes for MANLADVFKDKERSNWLKAWLAIDIAKSGLEHLADKEAQNFHQHIYSQVRSSLKSQSYTCNGCNTANLLRKQQCPIKICDKVFQEIIKEHRYKKCSWNNTSAQLWQTNYWEIAKCYIQTEGYADKISIQDTDFNGVVSFMLNCTRFDSKFSFPITKGRPTHNKPACLLYKAREVHKAVRHSSIMEVTDVDLQDYFTTLNNLLKDSRYLSHDNVAKNAVVKLAQLEKDTLLLTTAEMMCFLDAVETTLKQHLKDIAKDVVDASVNDLRVNTALCIDNIKDFLDTCKQELAKQTDIHKQDIDEHVDSHKQGIDDHIGRHKQGIDKHADRHKQGIDEHAGRHKHGIDEHVDRHKQGMDEHAGRHKQGMDEHADRYKKGMDEHADRHKQGMDEQTGRHKQGMDEHAGRHKQGMDEHADRHKQGMDQHADRHKQGMDEHAGRHKQGMDEHAYRHKHGIDEHARRHKQGMDEQAEKCIKDIQEQFGNTTFTETTYKQSCRELIEGMKKLYNDNLNRVTISPLNDIIDTKLRDVYMPPNICEMCNDKGVFKKTDIRVTQYKEVIFTNNKMNPRIFIQGEAGSGKTTFLAKLATDWGDHTSCVMPTPSTNESNTSSVTSEQLDTSRESSVTDEESDRSSSLSATDEKSDISCASDSSAEESDTSDMLWHIETFGHANSSSQIFADLDVLQDYMFVFHLTLRNSVKQLNVTTMINKQIIDSIYYSQDDRKKAYKLVNEIMKRERCLVLLDGLDEWIGPDDHRNLPTLVASHSQCAILITTRPWKLAEGKIRNSDIDVLLQLEGINKPFALSRAIMSGMVEKKNLDKKHSAFRRYIRKQKLGKLLSSPIMVSVIVCAFVDGIKLQGSMCQIYILLLESLFKKGNSEMCECQQPSLPCFAGTQYIQPNMEHMNRLAEMAFYLLFLHTKENSIVFTIMELKKFKMAEREQKDFAFKSGVLS; via the exons ATGGCAAATTTAGCCGATGTGTTTAAGGATAAGGAACGGTCGAACTGGCTCAAGGCATGGCTAGCAATAGACATTGCGAAGTCTGGCTTGGAGCATTTAGCTGACAAAGAGGCTCAGAATTTTCACCAGCACATTTACAGCCAAGTAAGATCTTCTCTTAAGTCACAATCATATACTTGCAACGGCTGTAACACAGCAAATTTACTGCGAAAACAGCAGTGTCCAATCAAGATTTGTGATAAAGTTTTCCAAGAAATTATCAAGGAACATCGGTACAAAAAATGTTCTTGGAATAATACATCTGCGCAATTATGGCAAACGAACTATTGGGAAATAGCGAAATGTTACATCCAAACAGAGGGATATGCTGACAAGATATCCATTCAAGATACAGACTTCAACGGAGTCGTTAGTTTTATGCTGAACTGCACACGGTTTGATAGCAAGTTTTCTTTTCCAATAACAAAGGGAAGGCCAACCCACAACAAGCCTGCATGCCTCCTGTATAAG GCTCGTGAAGTTCATAAGGCTGTGCGGCACTCTTCAATAATGGAAGTCACTGATGTCGATCTCCAAGACTATTTCACAACATTGAACAACCTCCTGAAAGATTCACGATATCTTAGTCATGATAACGTTGCCAAAAATGCTGTGGTGAAATTAGCCCAG TTGGAAAAAGACACATTACTATTGACTACAGCAGAGATGATGTGTTTCCTGGATGCTGTTGAAACAACTTTGAAACAACACTTGAAAGATATTGCAAAAGACGTTGTTGACGCATCAGTGAATGACCTCAGAGTAAACACAGCATTGTGTATTGATAACATTAAAGATTTTCTGGACACATGTAAGCAAGAGCTCGCAAAACAGACAGATATACATAAACAGGATATCGATGAACACGTCGACAGTCACAAACAAGGCATAGATGATCACATAGGAAGACACAAACAGGGCATAGATAAACACGCCGATAGACACAAACAGGGCATAGATGAACATGCTGGTAGACACAAACATGGCATAGATGAACACGTCGATAGACACAAACAGGGCATGGATGAACACGCTGGAAGACACAAACAGGGCATGGATGAACATGCTGATAGATACAAAAAGGGCATGGATGAACACGCCGATAGACACAAACAGGGCATGGATGAACAAACAGGCAGACACAAACAGGGCATGGATGAACACGCTGGTAGACACAAACAGGGCATGGATGAACACGCCGATAGACACAAACAGGGCATGGATCAACACGCCGATAGACACAAACAGGGCATGGATGAACACGCTGGTAGACACAAACAGGGCATGGATGAACATGCTTATAGACACAAACATGGCATAGATGAACACGCCAGAAGACACAAACAGGGCATGGATGAACAAGCAGAAAAATGCATTAAGGACATCCAAGAACAGTTTGGAAATACTACTTTCACTGAAACAACCTACAAACAGTCCTGTAGAG AACTGATCGAAGGTATGAAGAAGCTGTACAACGACAACCTAAATCGCGTGACCATATCTCCACTAAATGACATCATCGATACAAAATTACGAGATGTTTATATGCCGCCAAACATTTGCGAAATGTGCAATGACAAGGGCGTGTTTAAGAAAACAGACATACGCGTAACACAGTACAAAGAGGTGatttttacaaacaacaaaatGAACCCTCGAATATTTATTCAAGGTGAGGCCGGGTCTGGTAAGACAACATTCTTAGCAAAGTTAGCCACAGACTGGGGTGACCACACATCTTGTGTTATGCCGACTCCCAGCACCAACGAGTCAAATACATCCTCGGTTACCTCTGAGCAATTGGATACGTCTCGTGAATCTTCGGTAACTGATGAAGAATCGGATAGGTCTAGTTCATTATCGGCAACTGATGAAAAATCGGACATTTCTTGTGCATCGGATTCTTCAGCCGAAGAAAGTGACACAAGTGACATGTTATGGCACATCGAGACATTTGGTCATGCAAATAGCAGTTCACAAATCTTTGCTGATTTAGACGTTCTGCAGGACTATATGTTTGTTTTCCATCTTACATTGAGAAATTCGGTAAAACAGTTAAACGTTACTACTatgataaacaaacaaataatagacTCAATATACTACTCTCAGGACGACCGTAAGAAGGCCTACAAACTTGTGAATGAGATCATGAAACGTGAACGTTGCTTGGTACTACTTGATGGTCTAGATGAGTGGATTGGACCTGATGATCATCGAAACCTACCAACTTTGGTAGCATCGCACAGTCAATGTGCTATTCTTATTACAACTCGACCTTGGAAATTGGCTGAAGGGAAAATAAGAAACTCGGACATCGATGTATTGCTGCAACTGGAAGGAATAAACAAGCCGTTTGCGCTTAGCAGAGCTATTATGAGTGGTATGGTAGAGAAGAAAAACCTAGACAAAAAACACTCAGCATTTAGGCGTTACATACGGAAACAGAAGCTCGGCAAGTTACTATCATCGCCAATTATGGTCTCTGTCATTGTTTGTGCGTTTGTAGATGGCATAAAATTGCAAGGCTCAATGTGTCAAATATACATCCTCTTACTGGAAAGTCTGTTCAAGAAAGGGAACAGCGAAATGTGTGAATGTCAACAGCCATCTCTTCCCTGCTTCGCAGGAACTCAATACATACAACCCAATATGGAACACATGAATCGCCTTGCTGAAAtggcattttatttgttgtttttacataCAAAGGAAAACTCAATAGTGTTTACCATTATGGAATTAAAGAAATTCAAGATGGCCGAGCGAGAACAAAAAGACTTTGCATTTAAATCCGGAGTTTTATCGTAA